AAATAGAACCCTCTAATGGTGCGCGTTCACCAGTAATGTGCACAACTGATAGCTTTGTATAAGATCTCTTTCAGTTGTGGCACCATCTGTGATTGATAGGATTTTTGTTGGCAACTTTCTAAATGCTATAGTCAAATACCACGATATCTTTAATAATCTTTCGAAAATGAACCTTCAAAGCTTCATGCTCTGGATGAGGTAAATACCTTTGTCTCGCCTCTTCATCACTAAAGGTCATTAAAATAGCCAGATCGTAATTTTTATTTTTCCCCTCAAGGCTATCATTTATCCCCCACTCGACCTCTACAATACCGTCAATTAACCGCGATATTTGCATAAACGCCTGTTTTGCTGCATCCATCTCTTCTGTTGTTGCTTCGGGTTTTGTTTCTATCAGCATAATATGGCGTATCATTTATTTTCCTTTTTTTGCATTTTTTTTGCCTGCGCGAAAAACGCTTCTATCCGTGACTTTTGTACGGTATCTAAATACTCAATTTTTGTCACTAACGATTGTCATCTTAAAATAATTACGTCACCGTCCCAATGGGTACGGTGACGTAATTGAAAGCGCTGTCAGTTATTCTTCTTCTCGATATTCGCTAGGTGAATACTCACAACATGGGCATATATATTGGCCGCTGACAATGACCGTATCCGCCATTAAAAAGTAACAATTGGGACATACCTTATTACCAATGTTGTAGGTGACTGCATTTTCTAATTGGCGGATTTTCTTAATCACATTACTCATTTTACCTACTTATATTCCAGCATCTCTGCCCGAAATTCTCAGTTAGTATGCTTCTTCAAACATACCTTCTGAATACATATTGTGGTGTTTACTTTTTCCGTTTAAGGTATAGAAATTTTTTCTTCCTCTAGCTAACTTAATATATTTAAGCCATGTTCTTTCCAGTTTAGTTTTTGCTTTTCCTGGATTATTTATTACTTTCAGAAAATGTTTTTCCTCTGCATTAATCGGCAAAATCTCCCCCATCTCTAAGGCTAACAGCGTTTGTCCATATGAACTTAGAAGGTAATCCTCACTCAATGTAAAATCACCAGACTTACCAAAACCACGAGAAAATGCTTTATTATCATAAAAACGTTTCTCACCAATTCTAATTTCAGTTTCAATCATTTCTCTGTCCTCAAAATGCCTACACCGGCCCTTTGAGTGAAAGGTATTTCGAATTCCACAAAAAATACAGCAAATTATTTTTTTCATTACGACAAAATTTATTAATGTATGTTTCCCGGAATTTACAACAAAAAACAACTATCGTCACAACAAAAATATTTTCATCTATTTAGTTGAAAATTAACATTATTTTTAATGACAATTCGTGTTTCACACCTATAATCCACCCTATTCTTACACTGTAATAATTAATCAAAATTCTGAGTTTAAAATGCTGATATCTGACATCCCTGTCCCTCCAAAAGTGATTTTTACATTATTGTTAATCATCATCGTATGGACACTGA
The DNA window shown above is from Vibrio algarum and carries:
- a CDS encoding Dabb family protein; translation: MIRHIMLIETKPEATTEEMDAAKQAFMQISRLIDGIVEVEWGINDSLEGKNKNYDLAILMTFSDEEARQRYLPHPEHEALKVHFRKIIKDIVVFDYSI
- a CDS encoding DUF413 domain-containing protein; protein product: MIETEIRIGEKRFYDNKAFSRGFGKSGDFTLSEDYLLSSYGQTLLALEMGEILPINAEEKHFLKVINNPGKAKTKLERTWLKYIKLARGRKNFYTLNGKSKHHNMYSEGMFEEAY